One window of Nymphaea colorata isolate Beijing-Zhang1983 chromosome 1, ASM883128v2, whole genome shotgun sequence genomic DNA carries:
- the LOC116245898 gene encoding probable E3 ubiquitin-protein ligase RHB1A → MAFESDRSKPINRRNPAENGTEQRFPRPSFPSFDLDEALCSGIVDSGTRPAGMRTERGGVFASALLPSFDLDDALCCPVVDSPRIRAGQGVLPSDSPSFDLDEALCCPIFDWPRMPPVDANSRNFPTPEILVSGMPTASEGGTCAVCMEELGGGACGKRLPCSHAYHQGCILQWLVRESSCPLCRSRIRPE, encoded by the coding sequence ATGGCGTTCGAATCCGATCGGTCTAAGCCCATCAATCGCCGGAATCCTGCCGAGAACGGCACGGAACAACGCTTCCCTCGTCCGTCCTTTCCTTCGTTCGATCTTGATGAGGCGCTCTGCTCCGGGATCGTCGACTCGGGAACGAGGCCGGCGGGAATGCGCACCGAACGAGGAGGAGTCTTTGCGTCGGCCTTGCTGCCGTCCTTCGATCTTGACGATGCTCTCTGCTGTCCCGTCGTCGATTCGCCGAGAATACGAGCGGGACAGGGAGTCCTCCCGTCGGACTCGCCGTCCTTCGATCTCGACGAGGCGCTCTGCTGCCCGATCTTCGACTGGCCAAGGATGCCGCCGGTGGATGCGAATTCAAGAAACTTTCCGACGCCGGAAATTCTGGTTTCCGGCATGCCGACTGCCTCCGAAGGCGGCACCTGCGCCGTCTGCATGGAAGAGCTCGGCGGCGGCGCGTGCGGGAAGAGGTTGCCGTGCTCGCACGCTTACCACCAGGGCTGCATATTGCAGTGGCTCGTGCGCGAGAGCTCGTGTCCACTCTGCAGGAGTCGCATTCGGCCGGAATGA